The following proteins are encoded in a genomic region of Cellulomonas sp. ES6:
- a CDS encoding GNAT family protein encodes MDPFELTDGVVLLRTPGPEDVDRIAEICQDPDVQEWTTVPSPYRREDAEGFVGGYVHDGWAKGTACTWAVRDAADGTLVGMVGLVMEGAGSAEIGYWLAPDRRGQGLMSRSVDLVVGAAFGRLGLVRLSWRAFVGNRPSRRVAERAGFRVEGELRGGGVQRGVRRDEWVGTLLRDDPRPAGARAA; translated from the coding sequence ATGGACCCGTTCGAGCTGACCGACGGCGTGGTGCTGCTGCGCACCCCCGGCCCGGAGGACGTCGACCGCATCGCCGAGATCTGCCAGGACCCCGACGTCCAGGAGTGGACGACCGTCCCGAGCCCGTACCGGCGCGAGGACGCCGAGGGCTTCGTCGGCGGGTACGTGCACGACGGCTGGGCGAAGGGCACCGCCTGCACCTGGGCGGTGCGGGACGCCGCCGACGGCACGCTGGTCGGCATGGTGGGGCTCGTCATGGAGGGCGCGGGCTCCGCCGAGATCGGGTACTGGCTCGCGCCCGACCGGCGCGGGCAGGGCCTCATGTCCCGCTCGGTCGACCTCGTGGTCGGGGCGGCGTTCGGCCGGCTCGGCCTCGTGCGCCTGTCGTGGCGGGCGTTCGTCGGCAACCGGCCGTCGCGGCGCGTGGCCGAGCGTGCCGGCTTCCGCGTCGAGGGCGAGCTGCGCGGCGGCGGGGTCCAGCGGGGGGTGCGCCGCGACGAGTGGGTCGGCACCCTGCTGCGGGACGACCCGCGCCCGGCGGGAGCCCGCGCGGCCTGA
- a CDS encoding aminoglycoside phosphotransferase family protein, with the protein MSRESGPSGAAAASAAGVARPAGDGLPAPELPAALLGGAGRSPGGAQWLARLPRLVDRAVRRWDLTLGDPFPSGSVSWCAPATGPDGADLVLKVSFPHDEARHEATVLRAWQRATAGGPGAHAAGGAVRLVAHHEPDWALLLERVRPGTPMRAVRTPVAARLAAGADVLRVLHAAPVPAGLPALRDVAAGWADLAEQRAAEAARAGVRVDTGLLRAGAEELRRPEPPRVVALHGDLNPGNLLRGPDGWVALDPKALRGDPAFDPAPLIEQVGDPWRSSDPAAALTDRTRLVADRAGLDAAAVAGWALARGTDHVWWDWAHGASARRVRALQDRARVRAAVRDALTG; encoded by the coding sequence GTGTCCCGCGAGTCTGGCCCGTCCGGCGCCGCCGCCGCATCCGCTGCCGGTGTGGCGCGCCCGGCCGGCGACGGCCTCCCGGCACCGGAGCTGCCGGCGGCGCTGCTCGGCGGAGCGGGCCGGAGCCCGGGCGGCGCGCAGTGGCTCGCACGGCTGCCGCGTCTCGTCGACCGCGCGGTGCGCCGCTGGGACCTGACGCTGGGGGACCCGTTCCCGTCGGGCTCCGTCTCGTGGTGCGCGCCGGCGACCGGGCCGGACGGCGCCGACCTGGTGCTCAAGGTGTCGTTCCCGCACGACGAGGCGCGCCACGAGGCGACCGTGCTGCGCGCGTGGCAGCGGGCGACGGCCGGGGGGCCGGGCGCGCACGCCGCCGGCGGCGCGGTGCGGCTCGTCGCGCACCACGAGCCCGACTGGGCGCTGCTGCTGGAGCGTGTCCGGCCGGGGACGCCGATGCGGGCGGTCCGCACGCCGGTGGCCGCGCGGCTCGCGGCGGGCGCGGACGTGCTGCGGGTGCTGCACGCGGCACCCGTGCCGGCGGGGCTGCCGGCGCTGCGTGACGTCGCCGCCGGGTGGGCCGACCTCGCGGAGCAGCGGGCGGCCGAGGCCGCCCGGGCCGGCGTCCGCGTGGACACGGGCCTGCTGCGGGCGGGCGCGGAGGAGCTGCGCCGCCCGGAACCGCCGCGGGTGGTCGCCCTGCACGGCGACCTCAACCCCGGCAACCTGCTGCGCGGGCCGGACGGCTGGGTGGCGCTGGACCCGAAGGCGCTGCGCGGCGACCCCGCCTTCGACCCGGCGCCGCTCATCGAGCAGGTGGGGGACCCGTGGCGCTCGTCGGACCCGGCGGCCGCGCTCACGGACCGGACGCGGCTGGTCGCCGACCGGGCGGGCCTCGACGCGGCCGCCGTCGCGGGGTGGGCGCTCGCCCGCGGCACCGACCACGTCTGGTGGGACTGGGCTCACGGCGCGTCCGCCCGCCGCGTGCGCGCGCTGCAGGACAGGGCCCGCGTCCGGGCGGCCGTGCGGGACGCGCTCACCGGCTGA
- a CDS encoding M15 family metallopeptidase has product MTVVGLAVAAAAGGAGGSGGGGGGAGTERAVAAERGVTGPGGPQRTAGSTSPVPSSSPAPSSSPVPSSGGAADAEGLRLGAQARAQAQRVATESLLLARAALQAADGVDALRIAPAPRPGLADLDDAVTTLRDASARLGGAVAVAHPVPVGRSAGPSAQVSGPSGPSGLDGAPGTASASGADGDPAPTAGTPGERVAVAADVRAAAADVFRLSFAVERAGPAPGPVAVTDGLTALEAAAADAGRRAEAFARAAAPGAGSPSAASGPLRADGTLDPALLCPVPFAEGARLRCDAVDALVALDAEFRAEHGSSLPVGDTYRTFAAQVSVRQAKGSLAAPPGRSHHGWGVAVDFRGFGGVGRFDSPLYRWMAEHGPEHGWVHPEAMGPGGSGPQEPWHWEFVGTGAG; this is encoded by the coding sequence GTGACGGTGGTGGGCCTGGCCGTGGCCGCCGCCGCGGGCGGTGCGGGCGGCAGCGGTGGCGGCGGTGGCGGGGCGGGCACGGAGCGGGCCGTCGCGGCCGAGCGCGGCGTCACCGGCCCCGGAGGACCGCAGCGCACCGCGGGGTCGACGTCCCCCGTCCCGTCGTCGTCCCCCGCACCGTCGTCGTCCCCGGTCCCGTCGTCCGGCGGCGCCGCCGACGCGGAGGGCCTCCGGCTCGGCGCCCAGGCCCGGGCCCAGGCGCAGCGGGTGGCGACCGAGTCGCTGCTGCTGGCCCGGGCGGCGCTGCAGGCCGCCGACGGCGTCGACGCGCTGCGGATCGCCCCGGCACCCCGCCCGGGCCTCGCCGACCTCGACGACGCGGTGACCACGCTGCGCGACGCGTCCGCGCGGCTGGGCGGGGCGGTCGCCGTGGCGCACCCGGTGCCGGTGGGACGGTCGGCCGGTCCGTCTGCGCAGGTGTCCGGCCCGTCCGGCCCGTCCGGCCTGGACGGCGCTCCCGGCACGGCCAGCGCGTCCGGCGCGGACGGCGACCCCGCCCCGACGGCGGGCACGCCCGGGGAGCGCGTCGCGGTGGCGGCGGACGTCCGCGCGGCGGCGGCCGACGTCTTCCGGCTGTCGTTCGCGGTCGAGCGGGCCGGCCCCGCGCCCGGGCCGGTCGCGGTCACCGACGGGCTCACCGCCCTGGAGGCGGCCGCGGCGGACGCCGGCCGGCGCGCGGAGGCCTTCGCGCGGGCGGCGGCCCCGGGTGCCGGCTCGCCGTCAGCGGCGTCGGGGCCGCTGCGCGCCGACGGGACGCTGGACCCGGCGCTGCTGTGCCCGGTGCCGTTCGCGGAGGGCGCCCGCCTGCGCTGCGACGCGGTCGACGCGCTCGTGGCGCTCGACGCGGAGTTCCGCGCGGAGCACGGCTCCTCGCTCCCGGTGGGGGACACCTACCGGACCTTCGCGGCGCAGGTGTCCGTGCGGCAGGCCAAGGGGTCGCTCGCCGCGCCGCCCGGGCGCTCGCACCACGGCTGGGGCGTCGCGGTCGACTTCCGGGGCTTCGGAGGTGTCGGCCGGTTCGACTCGCCGCTCTACCGGTGGATGGCCGAGCACGGGCCGGAGCACGGCTGGGTCCACCCCGAGGCGATGGGTCCGGGCGGGTCCGGCCCCCAGGAGCCGTGGCACTGGGAGTTCGTGGGCACCGGGGCGGGGTGA
- a CDS encoding cytochrome P450, protein MPDARATAPPAPPGAVSPRTPVDLGATRSLAVAARVLGPLVAQGAIVRRPRVTAWAERRQTDRSAAALLRALRDEHGGAPVVLDLGPRRMVLPLHADDVGALLARSPEPFSPASREKRAALRHFQPDAVLIQPSALRPERRLLNEQALDTSEPVHRDAEALLAAVDREAEALAAQVRAAGVLDWSAFAPAFWRIVRSVVLGAGARDDERVTDVIWALREDANWAFLKPRRSRLRHELADRLRAYADRAEPGSLVARAAQSPAGADPAGQVPQWLFAFDAAGAAVLRALAVAASRPDVRERLREEAASGAAMQPYARGSVLESVRLWPTTFVVLRDATAPTVWGSRELPAGTGFAVVSAFVHRDPDRLAFAHGFEPAAWLDGRADADWGLLPFSGGPVSCPGRNVVLLVAGRLLARLAELDLTFPRARHLAHDPLPATFDHFGARFLSR, encoded by the coding sequence GTGCCCGACGCCCGCGCCACCGCCCCGCCGGCCCCGCCCGGTGCCGTCAGCCCGCGCACGCCCGTCGACCTGGGAGCGACCCGCAGCCTCGCCGTGGCCGCGCGCGTGCTCGGGCCGCTCGTCGCGCAGGGCGCCATCGTGCGCCGGCCCCGCGTGACGGCCTGGGCGGAGCGTCGGCAGACGGACCGCAGCGCGGCCGCGCTGCTGCGTGCGCTGCGCGACGAGCACGGCGGGGCGCCCGTCGTGCTCGACCTCGGCCCGCGGCGCATGGTGCTCCCGCTGCACGCCGACGACGTCGGCGCCCTGCTCGCTCGGTCCCCGGAGCCCTTCAGCCCCGCGTCGCGGGAGAAGCGGGCGGCGCTGCGGCACTTCCAGCCCGACGCCGTCCTCATCCAGCCGTCGGCCCTGCGCCCCGAGCGGCGTCTGCTGAACGAGCAGGCGCTCGACACGTCGGAGCCCGTGCACCGTGACGCCGAGGCGCTGCTCGCCGCGGTCGACCGCGAGGCGGAGGCGCTCGCCGCGCAGGTCCGGGCGGCGGGGGTCCTGGACTGGTCCGCGTTCGCCCCCGCGTTCTGGCGCATCGTGCGCAGCGTGGTGCTGGGCGCGGGCGCACGGGACGACGAGCGGGTGACCGACGTGATCTGGGCGCTGCGCGAGGACGCGAACTGGGCGTTCCTCAAGCCGCGCCGGTCCCGCCTGCGGCACGAGCTGGCCGACCGGCTGCGCGCCTACGCGGACCGGGCCGAGCCCGGCAGCCTCGTCGCGCGCGCGGCGCAGTCGCCCGCCGGTGCCGATCCGGCGGGCCAGGTGCCGCAGTGGCTCTTCGCCTTCGACGCCGCCGGCGCGGCCGTGCTGCGCGCCCTGGCCGTCGCGGCCTCCCGTCCCGACGTGCGGGAGCGGCTCCGCGAGGAGGCGGCGTCGGGCGCCGCGATGCAGCCGTACGCCCGGGGCAGCGTCCTGGAGTCGGTGCGGCTGTGGCCCACGACGTTCGTCGTGCTGCGCGACGCCACCGCCCCCACGGTGTGGGGCTCCCGGGAGCTGCCCGCGGGCACCGGGTTCGCGGTCGTGAGCGCGTTCGTGCACCGCGATCCCGACCGGCTGGCCTTCGCACACGGGTTCGAGCCCGCGGCGTGGCTGGACGGCCGCGCCGACGCCGACTGGGGCCTGCTGCCCTTCAGCGGCGGCCCGGTGTCCTGCCCCGGCAGGAACGTCGTCCTGCTCGTCGCGGGGCGGTTGCTCGCGCGCCTGGCGGAGCTGGACCTGACGTTCCCGCGGGCGCGCCACCTGGCGCACGACCCGCTGCCGGCCACCTTCGACCACTTCGGCGCGCGGTTCCTGAGCCGCTGA
- a CDS encoding metallophosphoesterase, producing MSDPSTPTPDPADRPSGPRQPGPAPSVPGPAGPARRGASGGRARRWLPRIVLGLVAVLVALGFGVTTASADLSLGPHEARYEVTTDSTITIDLGPLGTLRIDSPLPLGLGTRVVVEEIPADVDALQGVDTLQALTGDLNAYLQFFTGPQATVEDAARALAADAGRRSLVALAVLLAVWFGGRALLGAARRHELGARIAPHRRQIVGGATAVVLVGALLTSSDEDRSRAEEDAQAASAVFDGTPLEGARITGRLGGIVDTYGGLVVRALRENDEFYQEADDALVAAWADWEDREAAAAARPSPSAGPSARPSGSPDASRSPAASASPASPTPSPSQDADAEPVTLLVVSDLHCNVGMAPLITSMAELSGAQIVLDAGDTTMNGTSVEQYCVSTFARAIPDGVDLITAPGNHDSAETTAQYARAGATVLDGAVIEARGLRILGDHDPKATRLIVEQTQDESYAEVGARLSQVACDDGAGVDLVLFHNPRSAPAMLADGCVPALVSGHMHTRTDPEQVGEGIRYISSSTAGAQENEPRIGPLKGTAEMTLLRWDPDARRILDWQLVEIGTDASATVHDRERWPVVVPDPDPEADEDEAPAGTPTQDVTEPPGG from the coding sequence ATGTCCGACCCGAGCACCCCCACCCCCGACCCCGCCGACCGGCCCTCCGGTCCGCGGCAGCCGGGACCGGCCCCCTCCGTGCCCGGCCCGGCGGGTCCGGCCCGCCGCGGCGCGTCGGGCGGACGTGCCCGCCGGTGGCTGCCGCGCATCGTGCTGGGCCTGGTCGCGGTGCTCGTCGCGCTCGGGTTCGGCGTGACGACGGCGAGCGCAGACCTCAGCCTCGGCCCGCACGAGGCCCGGTACGAGGTCACCACGGACTCGACCATCACGATCGACCTCGGGCCGCTCGGCACCCTGCGGATCGACTCGCCGCTGCCGCTGGGGCTCGGCACCCGGGTGGTGGTCGAGGAGATCCCGGCCGACGTGGACGCGCTGCAGGGTGTCGACACGCTCCAGGCGCTGACCGGCGACCTGAACGCCTACCTGCAGTTCTTCACCGGCCCGCAGGCCACCGTCGAGGACGCGGCGCGCGCCCTGGCGGCGGACGCCGGCCGGCGCTCGCTCGTCGCGCTCGCCGTCCTGCTCGCCGTGTGGTTCGGCGGCCGGGCGCTGCTGGGGGCCGCCCGCCGGCACGAGCTCGGGGCACGGATCGCACCGCACCGGCGGCAGATCGTCGGCGGCGCCACGGCCGTCGTGCTCGTCGGTGCCCTGCTGACGTCGAGCGACGAGGACCGGTCGCGCGCCGAGGAGGACGCGCAGGCCGCGTCCGCCGTGTTCGACGGCACGCCGCTCGAGGGCGCGCGCATCACAGGGCGGCTCGGGGGCATCGTCGACACCTACGGCGGGCTGGTCGTGCGGGCGCTGCGCGAGAACGACGAGTTCTACCAGGAGGCCGACGACGCCCTCGTCGCCGCGTGGGCGGACTGGGAGGACCGCGAGGCGGCCGCCGCGGCCCGCCCGTCACCGAGCGCGGGCCCGAGCGCCCGACCCTCCGGCTCGCCGGACGCCTCCCGCTCCCCCGCGGCGTCGGCCTCCCCGGCGTCGCCGACGCCGTCCCCGTCGCAGGACGCCGACGCCGAGCCGGTCACGCTGCTCGTCGTGTCGGACCTGCACTGCAACGTCGGCATGGCCCCGCTCATCACGTCGATGGCGGAGCTGTCCGGGGCGCAGATCGTGCTCGACGCCGGCGACACCACGATGAACGGCACCTCCGTCGAGCAGTACTGCGTCAGCACGTTCGCGCGCGCGATCCCCGACGGCGTCGACCTCATCACCGCCCCCGGCAACCACGACTCGGCCGAGACCACCGCGCAGTACGCGCGCGCGGGCGCCACCGTGCTCGACGGCGCCGTGATCGAGGCCCGCGGCCTGCGGATCCTCGGCGACCACGACCCGAAGGCGACCCGGCTGATCGTCGAGCAGACCCAGGACGAGTCGTACGCGGAGGTCGGCGCCCGCCTGTCCCAGGTCGCGTGCGACGACGGCGCCGGAGTCGACCTCGTGCTGTTCCACAACCCGCGCTCGGCGCCCGCGATGCTCGCCGACGGCTGCGTGCCCGCCCTGGTGTCCGGCCACATGCACACGCGCACGGACCCGGAGCAGGTCGGCGAGGGCATCCGCTACATCTCGTCGTCGACCGCCGGCGCGCAGGAGAACGAGCCCCGCATCGGCCCCCTCAAGGGGACAGCCGAGATGACGCTGCTGCGCTGGGACCCCGACGCGCGCCGCATCCTCGACTGGCAGCTCGTCGAGATCGGGACCGACGCGAGCGCGACCGTCCACGACCGGGAGCGCTGGCCGGTCGTCGTCCCGGACCCCGACCCGGAGGCCGACGAGGACGAGGCCCCGGCCGGCACCCCGACGCAGGACGTCACGGAGCCCCCGGGCGGCTGA
- a CDS encoding fructosamine kinase family protein, which produces METYRKQRAGAPAGFFACEAAGLRWLAVRGGAPVVPVLGVGADHLDLERLPEVAPSRRAARELGARLAVTHDAGAPRFGSPPPGWDRDGFFGPLDQPLPMPAGDHDRWGAFLADRRIEPMAELAARRRALPPADLEALARLAEVLRGGDLDDDEPPARLHGDLWSGNVLWTPVGATLIDPAAHGGHRETDLAMLALFGCPHLDELLDAYQEVHPLRRGWQRRVALHQVYPVGMHAVLFGGGYAAQLRRLVAPYV; this is translated from the coding sequence ATGGAGACGTACCGCAAGCAGCGCGCCGGGGCGCCGGCGGGGTTCTTCGCGTGCGAGGCGGCGGGGCTGCGCTGGCTGGCCGTGCGCGGTGGCGCGCCCGTCGTCCCCGTGCTCGGCGTGGGGGCCGATCACCTCGACCTGGAGCGCCTGCCCGAGGTCGCGCCCAGCCGCCGCGCGGCCCGTGAGCTCGGCGCGCGGCTCGCGGTGACCCACGACGCCGGCGCGCCGCGGTTCGGCTCCCCGCCGCCGGGCTGGGACCGCGACGGGTTCTTCGGCCCGCTCGACCAGCCCCTGCCGATGCCGGCGGGCGACCACGACCGGTGGGGCGCGTTCCTGGCGGACCGCCGGATCGAGCCGATGGCGGAGCTCGCCGCGCGGCGGCGCGCGCTCCCGCCCGCGGACCTGGAGGCGCTCGCGCGGCTGGCTGAGGTGCTGCGGGGCGGGGACCTCGACGACGACGAGCCCCCTGCGCGGCTGCACGGCGACCTGTGGTCGGGCAACGTGCTGTGGACGCCTGTGGGCGCGACGCTCATCGACCCGGCCGCGCACGGGGGCCACCGCGAGACGGACCTCGCCATGCTGGCCCTGTTCGGCTGCCCGCACCTCGACGAGCTCCTGGACGCGTACCAGGAGGTCCACCCGCTGCGCCGCGGCTGGCAGCGCCGGGTCGCGCTGCACCAGGTGTACCCGGTGGGCATGCACGCGGTGCTCTTCGGCGGCGGCTACGCCGCGCAGCTCCGCCGGCTCGTCGCGCCGTACGTCTGA
- a CDS encoding Lrp/AsnC family transcriptional regulator yields MAEHPATAGATSVTRPNDLRLDAVDRRLIRLLQQDGRMPNNALAAAAGIAPSTCLARVRALRQAGVIRGFHADVAPEALGRGLRAMVAVRMAAGSRAALEPFARSVAARPEVLDVYFLAGADDFLLHVAVRDSDELRRFVVERLSDRPDVASTETSLVFEHLRGAVGA; encoded by the coding sequence ATGGCCGAACATCCTGCAACCGCTGGTGCGACGTCGGTCACACGACCGAACGATCTTCGCCTCGACGCCGTCGACCGCCGGCTCATCCGCCTGCTGCAGCAGGACGGGCGGATGCCGAACAACGCGCTCGCCGCAGCGGCCGGGATCGCCCCCTCCACGTGCCTGGCCCGGGTGCGCGCCCTGCGGCAGGCCGGGGTGATCCGGGGGTTCCACGCGGACGTCGCCCCGGAGGCGCTCGGGCGAGGGCTGCGCGCGATGGTCGCGGTGCGGATGGCCGCCGGGTCGCGGGCCGCGCTGGAGCCGTTCGCCCGGTCGGTCGCCGCGCGGCCGGAGGTGCTCGACGTCTACTTCCTCGCCGGCGCCGACGACTTCCTGCTCCACGTCGCGGTCCGGGACTCCGACGAGCTGCGGCGGTTCGTGGTCGAGCGGCTCAGCGACCGGCCGGACGTCGCGTCCACGGAGACGTCGCTGGTGTTCGAGCACCTGCGCGGCGCGGTCGGAGCCTGA
- a CDS encoding YihY/virulence factor BrkB family protein yields the protein MSQDDASSERTTTPDPDDPRKPDSPDDLTRRSWRYVLRTTVREFQHDQCADLAAALTYYAVLALAPALLALVSVLGLVGDGEQLVEEVLRTVRESGPEGAADTLDPILSGIAASPGAGLAFVLSLVLALWSASGYVAAFSRGMNRVYEIDEGRPIWKLRPVLLLVTLVLVLFAVAVVLALVVSGDVARSVGDAIGVSDATVTVWNIAKWPVALVLVVLAVAILYYATPNVQQPRFRWISPGAGVAVVVWLLASAAFGFYVASFGSYDSTYGSLAGVIILLLWLWLTNLALLFGAEMDAEVERGRELQGGIAAERTIQLPPRDTRASDKRRAKAEEDVRRGRELRQSRAGRRPR from the coding sequence GTGTCGCAGGACGACGCCAGCAGCGAGCGGACCACCACGCCCGACCCGGACGACCCGCGCAAGCCGGACTCCCCCGACGACCTCACGCGGCGGTCCTGGCGCTACGTGCTGCGCACGACCGTCCGGGAGTTCCAGCACGACCAGTGCGCCGACCTCGCGGCGGCCCTCACGTACTACGCGGTGCTCGCGCTGGCCCCGGCGCTGCTCGCCCTGGTCTCGGTGCTCGGCCTGGTCGGCGACGGCGAGCAGCTGGTCGAGGAGGTGCTGCGCACCGTCCGCGAGTCCGGGCCGGAGGGCGCGGCCGACACGCTCGACCCGATCCTGTCCGGCATCGCCGCGAGCCCCGGCGCCGGCCTGGCGTTCGTGCTGTCGCTCGTGCTCGCGCTGTGGTCCGCGTCCGGGTACGTCGCGGCCTTCAGCCGGGGCATGAACCGGGTGTACGAGATCGACGAGGGCCGCCCGATCTGGAAGCTGCGCCCGGTCCTGCTGCTGGTGACGCTCGTGCTCGTGCTGTTCGCGGTCGCCGTCGTCCTGGCGCTGGTGGTGTCCGGGGACGTCGCGCGGTCCGTCGGGGACGCGATCGGGGTCAGCGACGCCACCGTCACCGTGTGGAACATCGCGAAGTGGCCGGTCGCGCTCGTCCTGGTGGTGCTGGCGGTCGCGATCCTCTACTACGCGACGCCGAACGTGCAGCAGCCGAGGTTCCGCTGGATCAGCCCCGGCGCGGGGGTCGCCGTGGTCGTCTGGCTGCTCGCCTCGGCGGCGTTCGGGTTCTACGTGGCGAGCTTCGGGTCGTACGACAGCACCTACGGCTCGCTGGCGGGGGTCATCATCCTGCTGCTGTGGCTCTGGCTGACGAACCTCGCGCTGCTGTTCGGCGCGGAGATGGACGCGGAGGTGGAGCGGGGACGCGAGCTGCAGGGCGGCATCGCGGCGGAACGCACGATCCAGCTCCCGCCGCGCGACACGCGGGCCAGCGACAAGCGCCGCGCGAAGGCCGAGGAGGACGTCCGGCGGGGGCGCGAGCTGCGGCAGTCCCGCGCCGGACGCCGGCCGCGGTGA
- a CDS encoding universal stress protein, whose protein sequence is MPGGFEIGRDGPSAVVVGVDGSDPSLRAVAYAAGVARRQRSRLVLVYAREPAGGLASLMDSTGTGIAAAVLHQDDVQRQVEGIVALGAAEGIPAELVVRAGDPYQVLSAVAHEVRADSVVVGSSASIGHRVAGSLAVRLVRNARWPVTVVP, encoded by the coding sequence GTGCCGGGTGGGTTCGAGATCGGCCGCGACGGACCGTCGGCCGTGGTGGTCGGGGTGGACGGGTCGGACCCGTCCCTGCGGGCGGTGGCCTACGCGGCCGGGGTGGCGCGGCGCCAGCGCAGCCGGCTCGTCCTGGTCTACGCGCGGGAGCCCGCCGGGGGCCTGGCGTCGCTCATGGACAGCACGGGCACCGGCATCGCGGCGGCCGTGCTGCACCAGGACGACGTGCAGCGTCAGGTCGAGGGCATCGTCGCGCTCGGCGCCGCCGAGGGCATCCCTGCCGAGCTCGTCGTCCGCGCCGGGGACCCGTACCAGGTGCTGTCGGCCGTGGCCCACGAGGTGCGCGCCGACAGCGTCGTGGTCGGGTCGTCCGCGAGCATCGGCCACCGCGTCGCCGGTTCGCTGGCGGTGCGGCTCGTCCGGAACGCGCGCTGGCCGGTCACCGTCGTGCCCTGA
- a CDS encoding winged helix-turn-helix domain-containing protein has product MSVLSPALPSARPLPVTAPRTAPRPATAPSRAPHDPRALRRAAVPEPARTAVSDDLRRFEALLAALPVGPAVVVDVPGRRLLVDGRAVDLTRQEFDLVTYLARSAGRVVSRSELYGAAWRTRDLAEGTRTVDVHVRRVRAKSELDGLITTVRGVGYRLNPIDGLRVQEG; this is encoded by the coding sequence GTGTCCGTCCTGAGCCCCGCCCTCCCGTCCGCCCGTCCCCTGCCCGTCACCGCGCCCCGGACGGCGCCGCGTCCCGCGACCGCCCCGTCCCGCGCACCGCACGACCCCCGCGCCCTGCGCCGGGCGGCCGTCCCCGAGCCCGCCCGCACTGCCGTGTCCGACGACCTGCGCCGGTTCGAGGCCCTGCTCGCCGCCCTCCCCGTCGGACCGGCGGTCGTGGTCGACGTGCCCGGGCGCAGGCTGCTGGTCGACGGCCGCGCCGTGGACCTCACCCGCCAGGAGTTCGACCTCGTCACGTACCTGGCCCGGTCCGCCGGCCGGGTCGTCAGCCGCTCCGAGCTGTACGGGGCGGCGTGGCGCACCCGCGACCTCGCCGAGGGCACCCGCACGGTGGACGTCCACGTGCGACGGGTCCGCGCGAAGTCGGAGCTGGACGGGCTGATCACGACCGTGCGCGGCGTCGGCTACCGGCTGAACCCGATCGACGGGCTCCGCGTCCAGGAGGGCTGA
- the ald gene encoding alanine dehydrogenase: protein MRVGIPAEIKNHEYRVAITPAGVHQLVARGHEVLVQAGAGSGSAIADADYVAVGARIVPTAAELWASSELVCKVKEPIASEYGYLRPDLVLFTYLHLAADRPQTDALLASGVTSIAYETVQLPDGSLPLLAPMSEVAGRLAPQVGAYHLMRSGGGSGRLLGGVPGVAPAKVVVIGGGVAGQHAAEVALGMRADVTVLDLSVPRLRELDVAFGGRVRTLASSALAVQEAVADADLVVGAVLVPGARAPKLVTDEMVAGMRPGSVLVDVAVDQGGCFASTRPTTHDEPTFRVHDAVFYCVANMPGAVPVTSTRALTNATLPYLTALADLGWRDALAADPALAGGLSTHAGELYHAGVGAAHGLPVRGQALVV, encoded by the coding sequence ATGAGGGTCGGTATCCCCGCCGAGATCAAGAACCACGAGTACCGCGTCGCCATCACCCCCGCCGGGGTGCACCAGCTCGTCGCCCGCGGGCACGAGGTGCTGGTGCAGGCCGGCGCCGGCTCCGGCTCGGCGATCGCCGACGCCGACTATGTCGCCGTCGGAGCCCGCATCGTCCCGACCGCCGCCGAGCTGTGGGCGTCCTCGGAGCTCGTCTGCAAGGTCAAGGAGCCGATCGCCTCGGAGTACGGCTACCTGCGTCCGGACCTGGTGCTGTTCACCTACCTGCACCTCGCCGCGGACCGCCCCCAGACCGACGCCCTGCTCGCCTCGGGTGTCACGTCCATCGCCTACGAGACGGTCCAGCTGCCCGACGGGTCGCTGCCGCTGCTGGCCCCCATGAGCGAGGTCGCCGGGCGGCTCGCCCCGCAGGTCGGCGCGTACCACCTGATGCGCAGCGGCGGCGGGTCCGGCCGGCTGCTCGGCGGGGTGCCGGGCGTCGCGCCGGCCAAGGTCGTGGTGATCGGTGGCGGCGTGGCCGGCCAGCACGCCGCGGAGGTCGCGCTCGGCATGCGCGCCGACGTCACGGTGCTGGACCTGTCGGTGCCGCGGCTGCGCGAGCTCGACGTGGCGTTCGGCGGGCGGGTGCGCACGCTCGCGTCGTCGGCCCTCGCGGTCCAGGAGGCGGTCGCCGACGCGGACCTCGTGGTCGGCGCCGTCCTCGTGCCGGGGGCGCGGGCGCCGAAGCTCGTCACGGACGAGATGGTCGCCGGCATGCGGCCGGGGTCCGTGCTGGTCGACGTCGCCGTGGACCAGGGCGGGTGCTTCGCCTCGACGCGGCCCACGACGCACGACGAGCCCACGTTCCGGGTCCACGACGCCGTCTTCTACTGCGTCGCGAACATGCCCGGTGCGGTGCCCGTGACGTCGACGCGCGCGCTCACCAACGCCACGCTGCCGTACCTGACGGCGCTGGCCGACCTCGGGTGGCGGGACGCCCTGGCGGCGGACCCGGCGCTGGCCGGGGGCCTGTCGACGCACGCCGGCGAGCTGTACCACGCCGGCGTCGGCGCGGCGCACGGGCTGCCGGTGCGGGGGCAGGCGCTCGTCGTCTGA